A region from the Triticum aestivum cultivar Chinese Spring chromosome 3D, IWGSC CS RefSeq v2.1, whole genome shotgun sequence genome encodes:
- the LOC123079205 gene encoding protein tfg-1, giving the protein MSGSGGPSGRGSAGGTRSFDFGTDDVLCSYDDFAAPSEPKRPDPVDKDFHESRFGRPSVKVYEQESYAKEDVLSAVEKCMKKYADNLLRSLEGITSRLSQLEIYCYKLERSIGELRADVLRDETDLRLKSLEKHLHEVHRSIQILRDKQELADTQKELAKFQLTHDESKKKEDVLTPSFPEPKKPEEKRDAASQQLALALPHQVNSSALVPRASGPVQQYNDQPVQQTAPSSLVPQQDRYAVSQAIVYYPQHQAPGNQDTQGQQVQQEVQYLPLRPQAQDVHASSQPQSANQSQPQSYTPYQQQWQQQQQPSRSSPAPVAQQQQPFSQPFPPPVQQPQLSNAHQFPTQPAQQSQLPNVQQFPAQPAQQSQLSNAQQFPPPQLQPQQSNPHLPQTAQPQHPHVQTQMRPSTPPPNYSGGYPPHQPLNPSPETLPGSAAMQGPYNTVAPSGGSHSEVQYSYGGPGIPPSQPPPQHSMQRQQLPPPGQGSFGPPPSKGAYPPQYAPQGHPQGGYNTSYGGYPPNGPSAAQAPQMPPGGAGVSHPGSSHHHMMRGHPYGDMIEKANTMGYPRDQVLNVIQRMTESGQQIDFNALLDRLNESGSGAPPRPW; this is encoded by the exons ATGTCCGGCTCCGGCGGGCCCTCAGGCCGCGGCTCCGCAGGCGGCACTCGGAGCTTCGACTTCGGCACGGACGACGTGCTCTGCTCCTACGACGACTTCGCCGCCCCCTCCGAGCCCAAGCGACCCGATCCAGTCGACAAG GATTTTCATGAGAGCAGATTTGGGAGACCATCTGTTAAAGTTTATGAACAAGAGAGTTATGCCAAAGAGGATGTACTTTCTGCTGTTGAGAAATGCATGAAGAAATATGCTGATAATTTGCTAAGGTCTCTTGAAGGAATCACCAGCAGGCTTTCACAACTGGAGATTTATTGCTATAAGCTTGAGAGGTCCATAGGCGAGCTTCGAGCTGATGTGCTTCGTGATGAAACTGATCTAAGATTAAAATCTCTTGAGAAACATCTACATGAA GTGCACAGGTCTATTCAAATCCTTCGAGACAAGCAAGAGTTAGCGGATACTCAGAAGGAGCTAGCCAAGTTTCAACTTACACACGATGAATCTAAAAAGAAAGAAGATGTGCTGACGCCTTCTTTCCCTGAGCCAAAGAAGCCTGAAGAAAAGCGAGATGCAGCAAGTCAGCAGCTGGCACTTGCTTTACCTCATCAGGTGAACTCATCGGCACTTGTACCTAGAGCTTCTGGACCAGTCCAACAGTACAATGATCAACCTGTGCAGCAGACAGCCCCTAGCTCTCTTGTACCGCAGCAGGACCGTTATGCTGTTAGCCAAGCCATTGTATACTACCCACAACACCAAGCTCCAGGCAACCAGGACACACAGGGTCAGCAAGTACAACAAGAGGTGCAATACCTGCCATTAAggcctcaagctcaagatgtccatGCTTCATCCCAGCCTCAGTCAGCAAATCAATCCCAGCCCCAGTCTTACACTCCTTACcagcagcagtggcagcagcagcagcaaccctcTCGTTCATCTCCTGCACCAGTGGCTCAGCAACAGCAGCCTTTCTCCCAGCCATTTCCTCCACCTGTGCAGCAGCCCCAACTATCTAATGCTCACCAGTTTCCAACACAACCAGCGCAGCAGTCCCAGCTGCCTAATGTTCAGCAGTTTCCAGCACAACCAGCGCAGCAGTCCCAGTTGTCTAATGCTCAACAGTTCCCTCCACCACAGCTGCAACCACAGCAATCCAACCCTCATCTTCCTCAGACAGCACAACCACAACATCCTCATGTGCAAACTCAGATGAGACCCTCCACTCCCCCACCAAACTACTCTGGTGGCTATCCACCCCACCAGCCATTGAACCCATCCCCTGAAACTCTGCCTGGCAGCGCGGCTATGCAAGGACCATACAACACCGTTGCTCCATCAGGTGGGAGTCATTCGGAAGTGCAATATTCATACGGTGGACCTGGCATCCCACCGTCTCAGCCACCACCGCAGCACAGCATGCAAAGGCAGCAGCTTCCTCCTCCAGGCCAGGGTTCTTTTGGGCCGCCTCCAAGTAAGGGGGCCTATCCTCCGCAGTATGCACCACAGGGGCATCCGCAGGGGGGTTACAACACATCGTATGGCGGCTACCCGCCCAATGGTCCTTCTGCAGCCCAGGCACCACAGATGCCTCCAGGTGGTGCTGGTGTGAGCCATCCAGGGTCATCGCATCATCACATGATGCGTGGCCATCCATATGGAGATATGATTGAGAAGGCAAACACCATGGGATATCCAAGGGACCAGGTGctgaatgtgatccagaggatgACCGAGAGCGGGCAGCAGATAGATTTCAATGCGTTGCTCGACA